The proteins below are encoded in one region of Pseudonocardia sp. DSM 110487:
- a CDS encoding nuclear transport factor 2 family protein: MTTLDVVERAMDLLLAHDMAGFAGLWAMDGTIEFPFAPDGYPRRLDGRAAVADYLRDYTDHVDLRAITSRTVHQTVDPEVAVVEFEVDGVAVRTGRPYRMRYISVITVRNGEIAGYRDYWSPQAAAEALGGADELAALGGDR, encoded by the coding sequence ATGACAACGCTGGACGTCGTCGAGCGGGCCATGGACCTGCTGCTCGCCCACGACATGGCCGGGTTCGCGGGCCTCTGGGCGATGGACGGGACGATCGAGTTCCCGTTCGCGCCCGACGGTTACCCGCGGCGGCTGGACGGGCGCGCCGCCGTAGCGGATTACCTGCGCGACTACACCGACCACGTCGACCTGCGCGCGATCACGAGCAGAACCGTGCACCAGACGGTCGATCCGGAGGTCGCTGTCGTGGAGTTCGAGGTGGACGGCGTCGCGGTGCGGACCGGACGGCCGTACCGGATGCGCTACATCTCGGTGATCACCGTCCGGAACGGGGAGATCGCCGGCTACCGCGACTACTGGAGCCCGCAGGCCGCCGCCGAGGCGCTCGGCGGCGCCGACGAGCTCGCGGCACTCGGCGGTGACCGGTGA
- a CDS encoding TetR/AcrR family transcriptional regulator gives MPYSPAVGVTEKRTPTGAAVLQADVTRAITEAVLDELADTGYGRLSMEAVARRAGVGKSALYRRWPSKQEMVMAVLADFSLELATAPDTGSLRDDLVGMLRALMDWLTHPRFSRILPDLAAEGVRNPEVAEAVRTAIGEPRRAVGAAMLRRAVERGELPADTDLEMALDLIAAPVYWRVSVRQAPAEPGYLDHLADVVLRALKGDPS, from the coding sequence ATGCCATACTCGCCAGCCGTGGGAGTCACCGAGAAGCGGACGCCGACCGGCGCGGCGGTCCTGCAGGCCGACGTCACGCGGGCGATCACCGAGGCCGTGCTCGACGAGCTGGCCGATACCGGCTACGGCAGGCTCTCGATGGAGGCCGTCGCCCGGCGGGCGGGCGTCGGCAAGAGCGCGCTCTACCGGCGCTGGCCGTCCAAGCAGGAGATGGTCATGGCGGTGCTGGCGGACTTCAGCCTCGAACTGGCCACGGCGCCCGACACGGGATCACTGCGCGACGACCTCGTCGGCATGCTGCGCGCGCTGATGGACTGGCTCACCCACCCCCGGTTCTCGCGGATCCTCCCGGACCTGGCGGCCGAAGGCGTGCGCAACCCGGAGGTCGCCGAGGCTGTGCGCACGGCGATCGGCGAGCCACGGCGCGCGGTCGGCGCCGCCATGCTCCGCCGCGCTGTCGAACGCGGGGAACTGCCAGCCGACACCGACCTCGAGATGGCCCTGGACCTGATCGCCGCGCCGGTGTACTGGCGGGTCTCCGTCCGGCAGGCTCCGGCAGAACCCGGTTACCTCGACCACCTCGCCGACGTCGTGCTGCGCGCGCTGAAGGGTGATCCGTCATGA
- a CDS encoding acyl-CoA dehydrogenase, translating into MTLLLSRRDLDFLLYDWLDAGSRHPEHSRETFDAVLDLAAEVAAEHFAPHNKRADAAEPTFDGERVHMIPEVRKALDVLAQTGLVESSVELPHVVSTAAFAWFQAANPGTWAYPFLTIAAANLLRAHGTPEQVETYVRPMVEGRFHGTMCLSEPQAGSSLADITTRAEPQPDGTYRLFGNKMWISAGEHELGENIVHLVLAKIPGGPRGVRGISLFLVPKFLPDGQRNDIALAGLNHKMGYRGTTNTLLNFGEGARTPGGLPGAVGHLVGPEHGGLACMFHMMNEARVGVGTGAAALGYTGYLKSLDYARTRTQGRPPAAKDSAAKDPAAPPVPIIEHPDVRRMLLAQKCYAEGALALVLYCGRLLDEQDTGPDPDRARLLLDVLTPIAKSWPSQWCVTANDLAIQVHGGYGYTREYDVEQHYRDNRLNPIHEGTHGVQALDLLGRKVTMQGGAGLALLRETVAATCARATTGEAAELAAQLDAVWDRIVAVTGRIHAEPDPDRLADASTYLEAVGHAVIAWIWLEQYLACGDRDEPFHRGKRQAARYFFRRELPRTGPQLALLSALDRTTVEMDPAWF; encoded by the coding sequence ATGACGCTGCTGCTGTCCCGCCGGGATCTGGATTTCCTGCTCTACGACTGGCTCGACGCCGGGTCCCGGCACCCTGAGCACTCCCGCGAGACCTTCGACGCCGTGCTCGACCTCGCCGCAGAGGTGGCCGCCGAGCACTTCGCGCCCCACAACAAGCGGGCCGACGCCGCGGAACCCACCTTCGACGGCGAGCGCGTCCACATGATCCCCGAGGTCCGCAAGGCCCTCGACGTGCTGGCACAGACCGGGCTGGTCGAGAGCAGCGTGGAGCTGCCGCACGTGGTCTCCACCGCCGCCTTCGCGTGGTTCCAGGCCGCCAACCCCGGCACGTGGGCCTACCCGTTCCTGACGATCGCGGCCGCCAACCTGCTGCGCGCGCACGGCACGCCCGAGCAGGTCGAGACGTACGTCCGGCCGATGGTCGAGGGCCGCTTCCACGGCACGATGTGCCTCTCCGAGCCGCAGGCCGGCTCGTCGCTCGCCGACATCACCACCCGGGCCGAACCGCAGCCCGACGGCACGTACCGCCTGTTCGGCAACAAGATGTGGATCTCCGCGGGTGAGCACGAGCTCGGCGAGAACATCGTCCACCTCGTGCTCGCCAAGATCCCCGGCGGGCCACGGGGTGTGCGCGGCATCTCGCTGTTCCTGGTGCCCAAGTTCCTCCCCGACGGGCAGCGCAACGACATCGCGCTCGCCGGGCTCAACCACAAGATGGGCTACCGCGGCACCACCAACACCCTGCTCAACTTCGGCGAGGGCGCCCGCACCCCCGGCGGCCTCCCCGGCGCGGTCGGTCACCTCGTCGGGCCCGAGCACGGCGGCCTGGCCTGCATGTTCCACATGATGAACGAGGCAAGGGTCGGCGTCGGGACGGGCGCGGCCGCCCTCGGCTACACCGGCTACCTCAAGTCCCTCGACTACGCCCGCACCCGCACCCAGGGCCGGCCCCCAGCCGCCAAGGATTCAGCCGCGAAGGACCCGGCGGCGCCACCCGTCCCGATCATCGAGCACCCGGACGTCCGACGGATGCTGCTCGCGCAGAAGTGCTACGCCGAGGGCGCGCTCGCGCTCGTGCTCTACTGCGGCCGGCTGCTCGACGAGCAGGACACCGGCCCCGACCCGGACCGCGCCCGGCTGCTGCTCGACGTGCTCACCCCGATCGCGAAGAGCTGGCCGTCGCAGTGGTGCGTGACCGCGAACGACCTCGCCATCCAGGTGCACGGCGGCTACGGCTACACCCGCGAGTACGACGTCGAGCAGCACTACCGCGACAACCGGCTCAACCCCATCCACGAGGGCACCCACGGCGTCCAGGCCCTCGACCTGCTCGGCCGCAAGGTCACGATGCAGGGCGGGGCCGGGCTGGCCCTGCTGCGCGAGACCGTCGCCGCGACGTGCGCTCGCGCCACGACCGGCGAGGCGGCCGAGCTGGCCGCCCAGCTCGACGCGGTGTGGGACCGGATCGTCGCGGTCACCGGGCGGATCCACGCCGAGCCCGATCCGGACCGGCTGGCCGACGCCTCGACCTACCTCGAGGCCGTCGGCCACGCCGTCATCGCGTGGATCTGGCTCGAGCAGTACCTGGCCTGCGGCGACCGGGACGAGCCGTTCCACCGCGGGAAGCGGCAGGCGGCGCGCTACTTCTTCCGCCGCGAGCTGCCCCGCACCGGCCCGCAGCTCGCCCTGCTCTCCGCCCTCGACCGCACCACCGTCGAGATGGATCCCGCCTGGTTCTGA